Proteins from a genomic interval of Bradysia coprophila strain Holo2 chromosome X, BU_Bcop_v1, whole genome shotgun sequence:
- the LOC119085423 gene encoding uncharacterized protein LOC119085423, with amino-acid sequence MFLVSVIYILITVGTTYAGDETEVTVKHLDPEEGTAGYDLFYYDGESLRDEKWRFDPKSGSTVVSRRNGFRDKDNFHLVDATLDALGSFTKSYKMKNEPSFLKERVREPQMHKNGDNIGNEDVNMSNAFSGVSFNTQYSTQNGFPHVSNVVGIQQINAPNQYNGLNFQQAFSTSGFGVQQHGSLFNHQTQFPPSNPTVTFPNNQNFQLSSFITQFLNQHNNHNQHLPFGSFPSSFGTFGSGMGHEHATEKPVATSTIQNTPQSTTEPIVNEQTTATTARTTTTTTTTSDPTLNFDVRLEKDEQESANETDTGNVQTTSRRTIEGLPSSDEDYSEDGGVLDDKIGPKVLLSAVG; translated from the exons atgtttttggtatctgtgatttatattttgataacG GTTGGAACAACATATGCCGGTGATGAAACCGAAGTGACTGTCAAGCATTTGGATCCTGAGGAAGGAACGGCCGGATACGATTTATT CTATTACGATGGAGAATCGTTACGCGATGAGAAATGGCGATTTGATCCGAAGTCCGGATCAACCGTTGTGAGTCGACGGAACGGTTTCCGCGACAAGGATAACTTTCATCTCGTAGACGCTACTTTGGATGCACTCGGAAGCTTCACAAAGTCTTATAAGATGAAAAACGAACCAAGTTTTTTAAAAGAGCGAGTAAGAGAAccacaaatgcacaaaaatggTGATAATATTGGCAACGAAGATGTCAACATGTCGAATGCATTTTCTGGTGTTAGTTTCAATACACAGTACAGCACACAAAACGGATtccctc ATGTATCGAATGTTGTCGgaattcaacaaattaatgCACCCAATCAATACAATGGTCTGAACTTCCAGCAAGCATTTTCTACATCCGGATTTGGCGTTCAGCAACACGGTTCATTGTTTAATCATCAGACACAATTCCCCCCATCGAATCCGACAGTGAcattcccaaacaatcaaaattttcagctgTCCAGTTTCataacacaatttttaaatcaacaCAACAACCATAATCAACATCTACCATTCGGTTCGTTTCCATCATCGTTTGGAACATTCGGTTCCGGAATGGGTCACGAGCACGCTACGGAAAAGCCTGTCGCTACAAGTACCATACAAAACACGCCACAAAGTACAACTGAACCAATTGTAAATGAGCAAACAACTGCAACAACTGCAAGAACGACAACTACGACGACAACAACATCAGATCCAACATTAAACTTTGACGTGCGACTCGAAAAGGATGAACAAGAATCAGCAAATGAAACTGATACAGGAAATGTACAAACGAC ATCACGGCGTACTATTGAAGGACTACCATCGTCAGACGAAGATTATTCCGAGGATGGAGGAGTTTTAGATGATAAGATCGGTCCAAAGGTATTGTTATCAGCGGTGGGGTAG